A genomic region of Streptomyces rimosus contains the following coding sequences:
- a CDS encoding non-ribosomal peptide synthetase: MADIWPLTAMQTGMFFHAGYDPGATDIYRSQTALDFEGPLDLGMLRSALQRLIRRHPPLRAGFRTLDSGETVQFVLREAEVPWTEIDLSAAGDSVLREVTEREWRRRFDLAESPLLRVTVLRLAGGRHRVLLGLHHILCDGWSIAILLDEWMTLYEHAGDPACLPPVTPYATYMSWLGARDRAAALAAWRQALAGVRPTLVAAGKGTRAPTDPAEVPVGLTAPLAARLERQARRLGVTVSTLVRGAWGILLGRLTGRDDVVFGTTAAGRPPEVPGIEHMVGMFINTLPVRARWGEREPLADFLRRLSAEQAALLPHEHLGLSELHHLTGTRELFDTLVVYQNLPQEMPSGDLGHGVRLGAVTGRSAAHYPLVLNALPGDFRLTYRPDLFARDAAEAVAARLLRVLEQLADDTSVRPAQIDALLAGERERLTTGVNVGPPGVTGETVTGAFARVVARCRDRAAVVGGGAELTYGELDRRADAVARFLRARGVGEGDRVTVRLPRSPELVAVLLGVVKAGAAYVPVDPAGPPGRTGLMTGNAAAAFEVTGADLADALAGTGGTGPVPARVTADSAFSVLHTSGSTGEPKGVTATHGGVASLAADPCWGDCATGRMLFHAPHTFDASFLEIWVPLLNGGCVVVAPAGVADSDLLTGLVADAGLTAVHLTAGLFRVLAQETPECLAGLRHVLTGGDVVPAEAVARVARVCPDVEIRHLYGPTETTLCATVHRLRPGAPVPEPLPLGGPRSGVRLYVLDGGLRPAPAGVPGELYVAGSGVARGYLHRPALTADRFVACPYGGRMYRTGDLVRWNADGHLEFLGRTDDQVKIRGYRVEPDETAAVLARCPEAAQATVAVREDTPGHKRLVAYVVPARPGAPVADAVRRFAAAHLPEYLRPAATVVLERLPLTRNGKVDRAALPAPDPAPEAADGRAGTPQEDLLCSLFAQVLKAPRVRPDDSFVTLGGDSLLATRLASRIRTVLGVEVSNRMLFEHPTPARLVRRLDRLGAARPAVTPAVRPTPLPMSSAQQRMWFLDRLEGPDSVNNITLCLRLCGTLDRAALEAAWRDTAVRHETLRTVYGEADGAPYQEILAEADVRLPTVDVPEQRLQDALAAEAGRGFDLTAAPPWRVTLFATGPGEHVLLVVLHHICADGWSLGILARDLSAAYTARVEGHAPDRPPLPVQYADFTLWQRELLADEEDPASLFGSQLAYWTGALADLPNELDLPADRPRPATASHRGRTLAVRTPARTHRRLLEVARECGATLSMVTQAASAVLFSRLGAGDDIPFGAPVAGRVDEALDDLVGCFLNTLVLRTDVRGNPTFAELTARVREADLAAYSHQDLPFDRLVEVLNPDRSLSRQSLFQLGFAFQNTPDTALSFAGLTASPEPCAISSTRFDLSLLLREDHDADGAPAGLVCHLEYATDLFDADTVRTVADRLVRVLEQVADDPYGRIGDLDVLDETEHHRLVMGWNDTERPLPDGTFMDLFRAQAARTPDAVALRCGSDTVPYAELDARTDRLARYLVGKGVGPETRVGLCLPRGVDMIAAMLAVWKAGGAYVPLDPDYPAERLAYMVADSGAALVLGTAGTSAGIPPGPAVVELDAVAEVIDGESAAPRQQVVNLDQLAYVIYTSGSTGRPKGVAVPHRGVVNLAMALRPVLGAGEGVVGLQFASFSFDAAVMDVAVTLAAGGTLVIATGPERTDPEALARLVGSYSVSTVCMVPSLLAMLDPAALPGIRNLVVGAERLPADLASRWAGRTRMWNTYGPTEATVISTATRVAPDTGPGDRPPPIGRPVGNVRAYVLDAALRPVPAGVTGELYTTGPGLARGYVNRPAATAERFVACPYGGRMYRTGDLVRWDADGGLEFLGRADDQVKIRGFRVEPGEIEAVLTAHPAVARAVVTARVDRTGDRQLIGYVVPAERADADPQLLRDHVARFLPGHLVPAAIVPLEALPLTPNGKTDRAALPAPDRVRPQADRGPRTATERAVHHIWCQVLGRPEFGMREKFFDAGGTSLKLMAVRSELARLSGRNLPVALFFEHSTIEAMAETVDRRGTAPVDDGLSHEL; this comes from the coding sequence TTGGCTGACATCTGGCCGCTGACCGCCATGCAGACGGGCATGTTCTTCCATGCCGGTTATGACCCGGGGGCCACCGACATCTACCGCAGTCAGACGGCCCTGGATTTCGAAGGGCCGCTCGACCTGGGAATGCTGCGTTCCGCATTGCAGCGGCTGATACGGCGGCACCCGCCGTTGCGCGCGGGATTCCGTACGCTGGATTCCGGGGAAACCGTACAGTTCGTGCTGCGCGAGGCCGAGGTCCCCTGGACGGAAATCGACTTGAGTGCGGCGGGCGATTCCGTTCTGCGGGAGGTGACGGAGCGGGAATGGCGGCGCCGGTTCGACCTCGCCGAATCGCCGCTGCTGCGGGTCACGGTGTTACGGCTCGCCGGTGGGCGTCACCGCGTTCTGCTGGGTCTGCATCACATTCTCTGCGACGGCTGGTCCATCGCGATTCTGCTCGACGAATGGATGACGCTGTACGAGCACGCCGGGGACCCCGCCTGCCTGCCGCCGGTGACGCCCTACGCCACGTACATGTCCTGGCTGGGCGCCCGGGACCGGGCCGCCGCTCTCGCGGCCTGGCGGCAGGCGCTCGCGGGCGTCCGGCCCACGCTGGTCGCGGCGGGCAAGGGGACCCGTGCGCCGACGGACCCGGCCGAGGTCCCGGTCGGTCTCACCGCGCCGCTGGCCGCCCGGCTGGAACGGCAGGCGCGCCGCCTCGGCGTGACGGTGAGCACCCTGGTCCGCGGCGCGTGGGGCATCCTGCTCGGCAGGCTGACCGGCCGCGACGACGTGGTATTCGGCACGACCGCCGCGGGTCGCCCGCCGGAGGTGCCGGGCATCGAGCACATGGTCGGGATGTTCATCAACACGCTGCCGGTACGGGCGCGTTGGGGCGAGCGGGAGCCGCTGGCGGACTTCCTGCGCAGGCTGTCCGCCGAGCAGGCCGCGCTGCTGCCGCACGAGCACCTCGGCCTGTCGGAGCTGCACCATCTCACCGGCACCCGGGAACTGTTCGACACGCTGGTGGTCTACCAGAACCTCCCACAGGAGATGCCGTCCGGCGACCTCGGCCACGGGGTGCGGCTCGGCGCGGTCACCGGGCGGTCCGCGGCCCACTACCCCCTCGTCCTGAACGCGCTGCCCGGCGACTTCCGGCTCACCTACCGGCCGGACCTCTTCGCCCGGGACGCGGCCGAGGCGGTGGCGGCCCGCCTGCTGCGGGTGCTGGAACAGCTCGCGGACGACACCTCGGTGCGGCCCGCGCAGATCGACGCGCTGCTGGCCGGCGAGCGCGAGCGGCTGACGACGGGGGTCAACGTCGGCCCGCCCGGCGTGACGGGGGAGACGGTGACCGGCGCCTTCGCGCGGGTGGTGGCGCGGTGCCGGGACCGGGCGGCCGTCGTCGGCGGAGGCGCGGAGCTGACGTACGGCGAGCTGGACCGGCGGGCGGATGCCGTCGCGCGATTCCTGAGGGCTCGCGGGGTGGGGGAGGGGGACCGGGTGACGGTGCGGCTGCCCCGGTCCCCGGAGCTGGTGGCCGTGCTGCTCGGCGTCGTCAAGGCGGGGGCGGCGTACGTGCCCGTGGACCCGGCCGGCCCGCCGGGGCGTACCGGCCTGATGACCGGCAACGCGGCGGCGGCCTTCGAGGTGACCGGGGCCGACCTGGCGGACGCCCTCGCCGGTACGGGCGGCACGGGGCCCGTACCGGCACGGGTGACGGCGGACTCGGCGTTCTCCGTGCTCCACACCTCCGGGTCCACCGGGGAGCCCAAGGGCGTGACGGCGACCCACGGCGGCGTCGCGTCGCTGGCGGCGGACCCCTGCTGGGGCGACTGCGCCACCGGCCGGATGCTCTTCCACGCCCCGCACACCTTCGACGCCTCCTTCCTGGAGATCTGGGTGCCGCTGCTGAACGGCGGCTGCGTCGTCGTGGCCCCCGCCGGCGTCGCCGACTCCGACCTGCTGACGGGCCTGGTCGCCGACGCGGGCCTGACGGCGGTCCACCTGACGGCCGGTCTGTTCCGGGTGCTGGCCCAGGAGACCCCGGAGTGCCTGGCCGGTCTGCGGCACGTCCTGACCGGCGGCGACGTGGTGCCCGCCGAGGCCGTGGCCCGCGTCGCCCGCGTCTGCCCGGACGTGGAGATCCGCCACCTGTACGGTCCCACCGAGACCACCCTGTGCGCGACCGTCCACCGGCTCCGGCCGGGCGCCCCCGTGCCGGAGCCCCTGCCGCTGGGCGGCCCGCGCTCCGGCGTCCGCCTGTACGTCCTGGACGGCGGGCTGCGGCCCGCACCGGCCGGCGTCCCGGGCGAGCTGTACGTGGCCGGGTCCGGCGTCGCACGTGGCTATCTGCACCGGCCTGCACTCACCGCCGATCGGTTCGTCGCCTGCCCTTACGGCGGGCGCATGTACCGCACCGGCGACCTCGTGCGCTGGAACGCCGACGGGCACCTGGAGTTCCTCGGCCGCACCGACGACCAGGTCAAGATCCGCGGCTACCGCGTCGAGCCGGACGAGACGGCCGCCGTCCTGGCCCGCTGCCCGGAGGCCGCCCAGGCGACGGTCGCCGTACGGGAGGACACCCCCGGGCACAAGCGGCTGGTTGCCTACGTCGTCCCCGCGCGCCCCGGCGCCCCGGTCGCCGACGCCGTCCGGCGGTTCGCGGCCGCCCACCTGCCGGAGTATCTGCGGCCCGCCGCGACCGTCGTCCTGGAACGGCTCCCGCTGACCCGGAACGGCAAGGTCGACCGGGCGGCCCTGCCCGCGCCGGACCCGGCGCCCGAGGCCGCCGACGGCCGGGCGGGCACGCCGCAGGAGGACCTCCTGTGCTCCCTGTTCGCCCAGGTGCTCAAGGCGCCCAGGGTCCGCCCGGACGACAGCTTCGTCACGCTCGGCGGCGACTCGCTGCTGGCCACCCGGCTCGCGAGCCGCATCCGTACCGTACTGGGCGTCGAAGTCTCCAACCGCATGCTGTTCGAGCATCCGACCCCGGCCCGGCTCGTCCGGCGCCTGGACCGGCTCGGCGCGGCGCGCCCGGCGGTGACCCCCGCCGTGCGGCCCACCCCGCTGCCCATGTCCTCCGCCCAGCAGCGGATGTGGTTCCTCGACCGGCTGGAGGGCCCGGACAGCGTCAACAACATCACGCTGTGCCTGCGGCTGTGCGGCACACTGGACCGGGCCGCGCTGGAGGCCGCCTGGCGTGACACGGCCGTACGGCACGAGACGCTGCGCACGGTCTACGGGGAGGCGGACGGCGCCCCGTACCAGGAGATCCTGGCGGAGGCCGACGTACGCCTGCCGACTGTGGACGTGCCCGAGCAGCGATTGCAGGACGCGCTCGCCGCCGAAGCGGGCCGGGGCTTCGACCTCACGGCCGCCCCGCCGTGGCGCGTCACCCTGTTCGCGACCGGGCCCGGCGAACACGTACTGCTCGTGGTGCTGCACCACATCTGCGCCGACGGCTGGTCGCTCGGCATCCTCGCCCGGGACCTGTCGGCCGCGTACACGGCACGCGTCGAAGGACACGCCCCGGACCGGCCGCCGCTGCCCGTGCAGTACGCGGACTTCACGCTGTGGCAGCGCGAGCTGCTGGCGGACGAGGAGGACCCGGCGAGCCTGTTCGGCAGCCAGCTCGCCTACTGGACCGGGGCCCTCGCGGACCTGCCGAACGAGCTGGACCTGCCCGCCGACCGGCCGCGCCCGGCCACCGCGAGCCACCGCGGCCGGACCCTGGCCGTCCGCACACCGGCCCGCACCCACCGGCGCCTGCTGGAGGTCGCCCGGGAGTGCGGCGCGACCCTGTCGATGGTGACGCAGGCGGCGTCGGCGGTGCTCTTCTCCCGGCTGGGCGCGGGCGACGACATCCCGTTCGGCGCGCCGGTCGCGGGCCGGGTCGACGAAGCCCTGGACGACCTGGTGGGCTGCTTCCTGAACACGCTGGTGCTGCGCACGGACGTACGCGGCAACCCCACGTTCGCCGAACTGACCGCCCGGGTACGCGAGGCCGACCTCGCCGCCTACAGCCACCAGGACCTGCCGTTCGACCGCCTGGTGGAGGTGCTGAACCCCGACCGGTCGCTGTCCCGGCAGTCGCTGTTCCAGCTCGGCTTCGCCTTCCAGAACACCCCGGACACCGCGCTCTCCTTCGCCGGGCTGACCGCGTCCCCCGAGCCGTGCGCGATCTCCTCGACCCGCTTCGACCTTTCGCTTCTGCTGCGCGAGGATCACGACGCGGACGGCGCTCCGGCGGGCCTGGTCTGCCATCTGGAGTACGCCACCGACCTGTTCGACGCGGACACCGTACGGACCGTGGCGGACCGCCTGGTCCGCGTGCTGGAGCAGGTCGCGGACGATCCGTACGGACGGATCGGCGACCTTGACGTACTGGACGAGACCGAACACCACCGGCTGGTCATGGGCTGGAACGACACCGAACGCCCGCTGCCGGACGGCACGTTCATGGACCTCTTCCGGGCGCAGGCGGCCCGCACCCCGGACGCGGTGGCGCTGCGCTGCGGCTCCGACACCGTTCCGTACGCCGAACTGGACGCGCGGACCGACCGGTTGGCGCGGTACCTGGTCGGCAAGGGAGTCGGACCCGAGACGCGGGTCGGGCTGTGCCTGCCGCGCGGGGTGGACATGATCGCGGCGATGCTGGCCGTGTGGAAGGCGGGCGGCGCGTATGTGCCGCTGGACCCGGACTACCCCGCCGAGCGGCTCGCGTACATGGTGGCCGACAGCGGCGCGGCCCTCGTCCTCGGTACGGCCGGCACGTCGGCCGGTATCCCGCCCGGACCGGCGGTCGTGGAGCTGGACGCGGTGGCGGAAGTCATCGACGGTGAGTCCGCGGCGCCGCGCCAGCAAGTCGTGAACCTGGACCAGTTGGCGTACGTGATCTACACGTCCGGTTCGACGGGACGGCCCAAGGGCGTGGCCGTCCCGCACCGCGGCGTGGTCAACCTCGCCATGGCGCTGCGGCCGGTGCTCGGCGCGGGCGAAGGCGTGGTGGGGCTGCAGTTCGCGTCGTTCAGCTTCGACGCGGCCGTGATGGACGTGGCGGTCACGCTGGCCGCCGGCGGCACCCTGGTCATCGCCACCGGCCCGGAACGCACCGATCCCGAGGCGCTGGCCCGCCTGGTCGGCTCGTACAGCGTCAGCACGGTGTGCATGGTGCCGTCCCTGCTCGCCATGCTCGACCCGGCGGCCCTGCCCGGGATACGGAACCTGGTCGTGGGCGCCGAGCGGCTGCCCGCCGACCTGGCGAGCCGGTGGGCGGGGCGTACGCGGATGTGGAACACCTACGGCCCCACCGAGGCCACCGTGATCAGCACCGCCACCCGCGTCGCCCCGGACACCGGCCCCGGGGACCGGCCGCCGCCGATCGGCCGCCCGGTCGGCAACGTCCGCGCGTACGTGCTCGACGCCGCCCTGCGCCCGGTCCCCGCCGGGGTGACCGGCGAGCTCTACACCACCGGTCCCGGCCTGGCCCGCGGCTACGTCAACCGGCCCGCCGCGACCGCGGAACGGTTCGTGGCCTGCCCGTACGGCGGACGCATGTACCGCACCGGCGACCTGGTGCGGTGGGACGCCGACGGCGGGCTGGAATTCCTGGGACGGGCCGACGACCAGGTCAAGATCCGCGGGTTCCGGGTCGAGCCGGGTGAGATCGAGGCGGTGCTCACCGCGCACCCGGCCGTCGCCCGGGCTGTGGTGACCGCCCGCGTGGACCGCACCGGCGACCGGCAGCTGATCGGCTACGTCGTCCCGGCGGAGCGCGCCGACGCGGACCCGCAACTGCTGCGCGACCACGTGGCCCGGTTCCTGCCGGGGCACCTCGTCCCGGCGGCGATCGTGCCCCTCGAAGCGCTCCCGCTGACCCCGAACGGCAAGACCGACCGGGCCGCGCTGCCCGCCCCGGACCGCGTACGCCCGCAGGCCGACCGCGGCCCCCGTACCGCCACCGAACGCGCCGTCCACCACATCTGGTGCCAGGTGCTCGGCCGCCCGGAGTTCGGCATGCGGGAGAAGTTCTTCGACGCGGGCGGCACCTCGCTGAAGCTGATGGCCGTACGCAGCGAACTCGCCCGGCTCAGCGGCCGGAACCTGCCGGTCGCGCTGTTCTTCGAGCACTCGACCATCGAGGCGATGGCCGAGACCGTCGACCGCCGCGGGACGGCCCCGGTGGACGACGGCCTCAGCCACGAGCTGTAG